From the Lathyrus oleraceus cultivar Zhongwan6 chromosome 4, CAAS_Psat_ZW6_1.0, whole genome shotgun sequence genome, one window contains:
- the LOC127135390 gene encoding uncharacterized protein LOC127135390, whose translation MSSYKKHFETYLSPWFKNKNPTKKIPANGHQIHMQQKHQKETKQTSQTHKSNNIQDPHPNNPKPHFHLHYYFSIILITTSYQNSERNGLNTKLKSARRLPTIVKEATSSSFQVFINGGGHGMIYIGLLEDGLKKRWIGDE comes from the exons ATGTCCTCTTACAAAAAACATTTTGAAACTTATCTCTCACCATGGTTCAAGAACAAAAATCCCACAAAAAAAATTCCAGCAAATGGACATCAAATCCACATGCAACAGAAGCATCAGAAAGAAACAAAGCAAACGAGTCAAACACACAAATCAAACAACATTCAGGACCCTCATCCCAACAATCCCAAACCCCATTTTCATCTTCATTATTATTTCAGCATTATATTGATTACAACTAGCTATCAAAACTCGGAACGAAATGGACTAAATACAAAGTTAAAGAGTGCAAGAAGACTACCCACAATTGTAAAGGAAGCGACTTCCTCTAGCTTTCAG GTCTTTATTAATGGTGGTGGACATGGCATGATATATATTGGTTTGCTTGAAGATGGCTTGAAGAAGAGATGGATTGGTGATGAATAA